DNA from Pirellulales bacterium:
TACCGCAATCAGCCCGCCGAGCTGACGCGCGTGCTCAAGCGTGCCGCTCCCGCGGCTGGTGGACCCACGCTGCGTGGGCAGCGGGCCTTGTTCACGGGGCTGGCCGAGGGATTGGCGCGAACGGGGCACCCGTTGCACACTCTGCGCCGCGAATTGCCGACCATGGGGGCCAACGCCGCGCATGTCGATAAGCTCTTTGCGGCGGCGCGTGAATTGGCCGAGGCCCGTTCGGCCGATACTCGTCAGCGAGTCGACGCCATTCGATTGATGGCCGAGGACGATCCCGCGGCCGCGGGCCCGGTACTCGTCAAGCTGGCCTCCGGCGCCCAGCCGCCGGCCGTGCAAGCCGCCGCGGTGTGGGCCCTCGCGACGTCTGGCGACCGTTCGCAGATCGAAACGCTCTTCTCGGCCTGGGCCGAATTGTCACCCGCGGCTCGTCGCGAGGCCGTGGCCGCACTGCTGCGGACACCGGCAACCCGCCCCGTGCTGATCGCGGCGCTGGAAGCCCAACGCATCCCGCTTGCCGATCTCGAACCGCTCGCCGTTGCCGCGTTGCAACACTTGCCGGACGCGAGCGAGCAATCGCGCGTGGCCAAATTGCTCACGGCGACAACCGACGTCGATCGGGCAGCCTTGATCGCCAGTTACGCGAAGGAAGTAGGCACGCTCGATGCCCCGGCGAACAGTGGCGGCCGCCGTCCTTTGATTCAGGCCACCGTGAGCGATGAACGGGGGGCAAGTCTGTTTGCTCAGAATTGCCTGTCGTGCCACCGTATCTCGGGGCATGGTTCGACGACGGGCTCCGATCTGGCCGTGGCGGCGGCGCTGCCGCGGGAGGTGTTTCTGGCACGCCTGCTCGATCCGAATCGCGCTGCCTTGCCCTCTCAACGAGGTTCAATCATCGTCACCAAGTCGGGACAATTGCTGTACGGCGCGATCGGGCTCGAAACGTCGCAGGCGATGTCGTTGCGACGCGCGGATGGCACGGAGTTGACGATTCCCCGTAGCGAGATCGCTGCCGTCCATGCCACGGAACACGCGCTGATGCCGGCGGGATTCGAGGCCCTCTTGAGCCCCGCCGACGTGGCCGACCTGCTGGCGTTCGTGACACGCCCCAGGCTCGAATTGCTCCCCGCGGAAGTTCGGGTCGTCGTCGAGGATGCCGCGGTCAAACCGATCGAATCGAAGGCGCCTGTCAAGGAAACGGCGCCGGCGTCCGCCCCCTAAGCTTATGCCCACCTCAGCGTGGCCGGTCGTCGGATCGACGCCGCGTTGCATCATCCCGCCTGATAGGAGTCGCAGTCATGTCTTGCTGTGTTCGTCGTTGGCGATCCGGCCTCTGGAATTTCTACGGTCTGCTCGTGTTGGCGAGTTGCTTGTCGGGCGTGGCCTGCCAGGTGGCCGATGCCGCCGAACCTGCCGCCAGGCACGAAACGGCGCTCGATCGGTATCTGGCCAATGGCGACGACAGCTTCGCCTGGAAGATCGCGAGCAAGAAGCACGAAGACGGCATGACCACGTTCGTGATCGATTTGACGTCGCAGACGTGGCGCACCGAGGCCGACGTCAATCGCACGGTCTGGAAGCACTGGCTCATCGTCAACAAGCCGGACGAAGTGAAATCGAACAAGGCATTTCTCTTCATCACGGGGGGCAGCAACAAGGACGAAGCGCCGAGCGGCGCGAGCGAGGTCTCGGCGAATATCGCGCGGGCGACGCACTCGGTGGCCGCGGAGCTCAAGCAGGTGCCCAACCAGCCCCTCGAGTTTCAGGGCGACGGCAAGGGGCGCGTCGAGGACGACTTGATCGCCTACACCTGGGACAAGTACATCCGCACGCAGGACGAGACCTGGCCGGCCCGCCTGCCGATGGTGAAGAGCGCCGTTCGCGCGATGGACGCCGTGCAAGAGTTGATGGCCAGCGAAGAAGGGGGCAATCTCCAGATCGACCAGTTCGTCGTGTCGGGCGGATCGAAGCGCGGTTGGACGACCTGGCTCACCGGCGCGGTCGATTCGCGCGTGACGGCTATTATTCCGATCGTGATCGACGTGCTCAACGTGCGCCCTTCGATGGAACATCACTACGCGGCCTACGGTTTCTGGGCCCCCGCCGTCGGCAATTACGTGCAGCACAAGATCATGGACCGCCGCAATCACCCGGCGTACCTCGAGCTGCTCGAGATTGAAGATCCCTATGCGTATCGCAGCCGTCTCGAGATGCCCAAGTACATCGTGAACGCGGCGGGCGATCAGTTTTTCCTGCCCGACTCCTCGCAGTTCTACTTCGATGAGTTG
Protein-coding regions in this window:
- a CDS encoding PhoPQ-activated pathogenicity-related family protein, which encodes MSCCVRRWRSGLWNFYGLLVLASCLSGVACQVADAAEPAARHETALDRYLANGDDSFAWKIASKKHEDGMTTFVIDLTSQTWRTEADVNRTVWKHWLIVNKPDEVKSNKAFLFITGGSNKDEAPSGASEVSANIARATHSVAAELKQVPNQPLEFQGDGKGRVEDDLIAYTWDKYIRTQDETWPARLPMVKSAVRAMDAVQELMASEEGGNLQIDQFVVSGGSKRGWTTWLTGAVDSRVTAIIPIVIDVLNVRPSMEHHYAAYGFWAPAVGNYVQHKIMDRRNHPAYLELLEIEDPYAYRSRLEMPKYIVNAAGDQFFLPDSSQFYFDELPGEKYLRYVANGDHSLRDTDARESVAAFYYTVLTGAKRPQLTWKFADDGSIVAKSDTAPQEVLLWQSRNPNGRDFRVEAVGKNYKSESLPPSADGEYIARVELPKKGFVAFFAEFSFDVGAPFPLKLTTPVRVLPNVLPHAGELDEKDKKRAVGQE